One stretch of Corynebacterium callunae DSM 20147 DNA includes these proteins:
- a CDS encoding 5-oxoprolinase subunit B family protein, with protein sequence MDVKFCGDQALIVDLNEVDARAVQGNVLDAVLMLNSAVLSAQLPGVVDTIPAAQTLLITFDPTQTSLNQLREALDNISLAPQENAQKRDQAIVEIPVTYDGPDLATIAQLTQLSVAEVKQAHGEMLWTAAFGGFAPGFYYLVPQSPLWDIPRLESPRTKIPAGSVAVAGEFSAVYPQASPGGWQLLGSTTLDMWDLTRPQPSLLKSGDSVRFVEVKR encoded by the coding sequence ATGGATGTTAAATTCTGTGGAGATCAAGCTCTTATTGTTGATCTCAACGAAGTGGATGCTAGGGCAGTACAGGGAAATGTGCTGGATGCAGTACTGATGCTCAATAGCGCAGTATTGTCAGCGCAATTGCCAGGAGTGGTGGATACCATTCCAGCAGCGCAGACTTTGTTAATCACCTTCGATCCCACCCAAACTTCTCTAAATCAGCTGAGAGAAGCGTTGGATAACATCTCCCTTGCCCCCCAAGAAAATGCACAAAAGCGCGATCAGGCCATCGTGGAAATCCCGGTTACTTATGATGGCCCTGATCTAGCCACCATTGCGCAGTTAACGCAGTTGAGTGTGGCAGAGGTAAAACAAGCCCATGGAGAAATGCTGTGGACCGCTGCTTTTGGCGGCTTTGCACCTGGGTTTTATTATCTGGTGCCGCAGTCTCCTCTTTGGGATATCCCCCGCTTGGAATCACCGCGCACCAAAATTCCAGCTGGTTCGGTAGCAGTAGCTGGAGAATTCAGTGCTGTATATCCGCAAGCCTCCCCCGGTGGTTGGCAGTTGCTTGGTTCGACAACTTTAGATATGTGGGATCTCACTCGACCCCAGCCATCCTTGCTGAAATCTGGAGATAGCGTCCGCTTTGTGGAGGTAAAACGATGA
- a CDS encoding 5-oxoprolinase subunit PxpA, with amino-acid sequence MTTLDLNSDLGESFGNWTMGNDTAVLDLVSSANIACGFHAGDPNVMLKTVSAAYSRGVRIGAHIGYRDLAGFGRRFIDYSHEDLVAETIYQIGAIQAIATAAGATVEYVKPHGALYNTIAVNPEPAAAVIEGITRVDPTLKLMALAGSPIVEQARCMGLQVQQEAFADRAYTAAGQLVSRSQPGAVHHDPQIAAAQALAFAQGQPIKAITGEEVLIKADSLCVHGDNPAALELIKNIISTLNTHGIKVSNGC; translated from the coding sequence ATGACCACCCTTGACCTCAACAGTGACCTCGGCGAAAGCTTTGGCAACTGGACAATGGGCAATGACACTGCCGTGCTTGATCTTGTATCCAGTGCAAACATTGCCTGCGGATTTCATGCTGGCGATCCCAATGTCATGCTAAAAACGGTCAGCGCCGCCTATTCCCGAGGCGTGCGTATCGGAGCTCATATCGGTTACCGCGATCTTGCTGGGTTTGGGCGACGGTTTATTGACTATTCCCACGAAGACCTGGTTGCAGAAACCATCTATCAAATCGGTGCAATCCAAGCTATTGCCACTGCTGCCGGTGCAACAGTGGAATACGTCAAGCCTCATGGTGCGCTCTACAACACCATCGCGGTAAATCCTGAACCTGCAGCCGCGGTCATTGAGGGAATCACTCGGGTTGATCCCACTCTCAAACTTATGGCTTTGGCAGGCTCCCCCATCGTCGAACAAGCTCGCTGCATGGGTTTGCAGGTACAACAAGAAGCTTTTGCCGACCGCGCTTATACTGCTGCAGGACAATTGGTTTCCCGCAGCCAGCCCGGCGCGGTCCATCACGACCCACAGATTGCAGCAGCACAAGCCCTCGCTTTTGCACAAGGCCAGCCAATTAAGGCAATTACCGGCGAAGAAGTCTTGATTAAAGCTGATTCTCTATGCGTCCACGGCGATAACCCTGCTGCTCTGGAGTTGATCAAGAATATTATCTCCACGCTTAATACACATGGCATCAAGGTTTCTAATGGATGTTAA
- a CDS encoding NRAMP family divalent metal transporter, with the protein MTKNQDAAALAKAQSPSLKQAAASASGRSALMGAIFLMATSAIGPGFLTQTAVFTNQLGAAFAFAILVSILIDIAVQLNVWRIIGISEMRAQELGNTVIPGLGWLLAILVCIGGAVFNIGNIAGGGLGLNSLLGLDVKIGGVLTAAIAIAIFLFKRLSDALDKFLVVLGVIMIALTVYVAFVSGPPVGSALKNTVLPDTIDWLVITTLVGGTVGGYITYAGAHRMLDSGQTGPDNIKAVSNSSITGILITGLMRVVLFLAVLGVVAGGISLTGETNPAAAAFEHAAGEVGLRIFGAVLWAASISSVIGASYTSATFLVPNRPEKKKLQNWVTIVFILISCSVFIFLGTAPALLLVFAGAFNGLVLPVGFTLMIYVAIFRQKDLLKGYKYPLWLIIIGVIGLIIAWFLAYVSFGSVFDLLSS; encoded by the coding sequence GTGACTAAAAACCAAGACGCTGCCGCTTTAGCTAAGGCACAAAGCCCGTCTCTCAAACAAGCAGCTGCCAGTGCTTCCGGACGCAGTGCCCTCATGGGCGCTATCTTCCTCATGGCAACCTCGGCCATTGGCCCAGGCTTCCTGACCCAAACAGCAGTATTTACCAACCAACTTGGGGCAGCTTTTGCCTTTGCCATCCTCGTCTCAATCCTCATTGACATTGCGGTACAGCTCAATGTTTGGCGCATTATCGGAATCTCCGAAATGCGTGCCCAAGAACTTGGCAATACCGTCATCCCTGGACTTGGTTGGCTGCTTGCAATCCTGGTCTGCATCGGCGGCGCCGTATTTAACATCGGCAATATTGCCGGCGGCGGTTTGGGACTTAACTCCCTTCTCGGCCTCGACGTCAAAATTGGTGGTGTCCTCACCGCAGCAATCGCAATCGCAATCTTCTTGTTCAAGCGCCTCAGCGATGCCCTGGATAAGTTCCTCGTGGTCCTCGGCGTCATCATGATTGCCCTGACCGTCTATGTCGCTTTTGTCTCCGGACCTCCAGTGGGATCTGCCCTCAAAAACACGGTCCTGCCTGACACCATCGACTGGCTTGTTATTACTACCCTGGTTGGCGGCACTGTCGGCGGTTATATCACTTATGCCGGCGCACACCGCATGCTGGATTCCGGCCAAACCGGACCAGACAATATCAAGGCCGTTTCAAACTCCTCAATCACTGGCATTTTGATCACTGGCCTCATGCGCGTTGTCCTCTTCCTCGCAGTTCTCGGCGTGGTAGCGGGCGGAATCTCACTAACCGGAGAAACCAATCCGGCTGCTGCTGCCTTTGAGCATGCAGCTGGCGAAGTTGGACTCCGCATCTTTGGTGCCGTGCTCTGGGCCGCGTCTATCTCTTCCGTAATCGGCGCAAGCTACACCTCTGCAACCTTCTTGGTACCTAACCGTCCAGAAAAGAAGAAGCTGCAAAACTGGGTCACCATCGTTTTCATCTTGATCTCTTGCTCAGTGTTTATCTTCCTCGGCACTGCCCCAGCCCTGCTTCTGGTATTCGCCGGCGCCTTTAACGGCCTCGTTCTACCAGTTGGCTTCACGCTCATGATTTACGTTGCTATCTTCCGCCAAAAGGACTTGCTCAAGGGTTATAAGTACCCACTGTGGCTAATCATCATTGGTGTCATTGGCCTTATTATCGCCTGGTTCTTGGCCTATGTATCCTTCGGCAGTGTTTTTGACCTGCTGAGTTCCTAA
- a CDS encoding GntR family transcriptional regulator has protein sequence MTSAMATSLELAALITSKIDRGELTSGTRLSEVALAEELGVSRNTLREAFRVLAQDGLVDHIPNRGVFVHSFSKSDVNDIYAYREFVELAAIRAAKDHPAQVQQCLLQMRQAYENAVTANENGNWQTVGSENSAFHLAIVELAGVKRLVIEARKVLALARIGFLETRDSETFHSPYVELNSEILHRLEKGEFVAAEDFLKQYLERSRQDLLSRLPEK, from the coding sequence ATGACCTCGGCTATGGCAACCTCATTAGAGCTGGCAGCATTAATAACTTCCAAGATCGATCGCGGAGAATTAACCTCCGGAACTCGCCTTTCAGAGGTGGCTTTGGCAGAAGAGCTGGGAGTTTCTCGAAATACCTTGCGCGAAGCTTTTCGGGTGCTTGCCCAGGATGGATTGGTTGATCACATTCCTAATCGCGGAGTTTTCGTGCATAGTTTTTCCAAGAGTGATGTCAATGACATCTATGCCTATCGAGAGTTTGTGGAGCTGGCGGCAATTCGTGCAGCTAAGGATCATCCTGCACAGGTCCAACAATGTCTTCTGCAAATGCGCCAAGCTTATGAAAATGCGGTGACAGCCAATGAAAATGGGAATTGGCAAACTGTTGGATCTGAAAATAGTGCCTTTCACCTGGCAATAGTAGAATTAGCTGGGGTTAAGAGGCTGGTTATTGAGGCACGGAAAGTGCTGGCTTTAGCACGTATTGGCTTCCTGGAAACTCGAGATTCAGAAACCTTTCACAGCCCCTATGTGGAGTTGAATTCGGAGATTTTGCACCGCTTGGAAAAAGGGGAGTTCGTGGCTGCGGAAGATTTTCTCAAGCAGTACTTGGAACGCTCAAGGCAGGATCTCCTATCGCGTCTGCCTGAAAAGTAG
- a CDS encoding class II fumarate hydratase, translated as MTEQEFRIEHDTMGEVKVPAKALWQAQTQRAVENFPISGRGLESAQIRAMGLLKAACAQVNKNTGALDAEKADAIIAAGKEIASGKHDAEFPIDVFQTGSGTSSNMNTNEVIASIAKANGVEVHPNDHVNMGQSSNDTFPTATHVAATEAAVNDLIPGLKVLHESLAKKATAWSEVVKSGRTHLMDAVPVTLGQEFGGYARQIQLGIERVEATLPRLGELAIGGTAAGTGINTSAEFGGQVVAELIKLTGVEQLKEAENHFEAQAARDALVEFSGAMRVIAVSLYKIANDIRLMGSGPLTGLGEIRLPDLQPGSSIMPGKVNPVLCETATQVSAQVIGNDAAVGFAGTQGQFELNVFIPVMARNVLESARLLANTARVFATRLVDGIEPNEEHMKQLAESSPSIVTPLNSAIGYEAAAKVAKTALKEGKTIRQTVIDLGFVDGEKLTEEELDKRLDVLSMAHTERANKF; from the coding sequence ATGACCGAGCAGGAATTCCGTATTGAGCACGACACCATGGGTGAAGTGAAGGTCCCGGCAAAGGCACTGTGGCAAGCACAGACCCAGCGCGCCGTAGAGAACTTCCCTATCTCTGGTCGTGGTTTGGAATCCGCACAGATCCGCGCAATGGGTCTGCTCAAGGCAGCTTGTGCACAGGTAAACAAGAACACCGGTGCGCTCGACGCAGAGAAGGCAGATGCCATCATCGCCGCTGGTAAGGAGATCGCATCCGGTAAGCACGATGCTGAGTTCCCAATCGATGTTTTCCAGACTGGTTCCGGTACCTCCTCCAATATGAACACCAATGAGGTCATTGCATCCATTGCAAAGGCTAATGGCGTTGAGGTTCACCCAAATGACCACGTCAACATGGGTCAGTCCTCCAACGACACCTTCCCAACCGCAACTCACGTTGCTGCTACCGAAGCTGCCGTTAATGACCTTATCCCAGGCCTGAAGGTCCTCCACGAGTCCTTGGCTAAGAAGGCAACCGCATGGTCTGAGGTTGTTAAGTCCGGACGTACCCACCTTATGGATGCTGTTCCAGTTACCCTTGGCCAGGAATTTGGTGGCTATGCTCGCCAGATCCAGCTGGGCATCGAGCGCGTTGAAGCTACCCTGCCTCGCCTCGGTGAACTTGCTATTGGTGGTACCGCAGCCGGCACCGGCATCAACACCTCCGCTGAATTCGGTGGCCAGGTTGTTGCTGAGCTCATCAAGCTCACCGGTGTTGAGCAGCTCAAGGAAGCTGAAAACCACTTCGAAGCACAGGCTGCTCGTGACGCACTAGTTGAATTCTCCGGCGCAATGCGCGTTATCGCCGTATCCCTCTACAAGATCGCTAACGACATCCGCCTCATGGGTTCCGGCCCACTGACCGGTCTTGGTGAGATCCGTCTGCCAGACCTGCAGCCTGGTTCTTCCATCATGCCTGGCAAGGTCAACCCAGTTCTGTGCGAGACCGCAACTCAGGTTTCCGCTCAGGTTATTGGCAATGACGCAGCTGTTGGCTTCGCCGGCACTCAGGGTCAGTTCGAGCTCAACGTGTTCATCCCAGTAATGGCACGTAACGTCCTCGAGTCCGCTCGCCTGCTGGCTAACACCGCTCGCGTTTTTGCTACTCGCCTGGTTGATGGCATCGAGCCAAACGAAGAGCACATGAAGCAGCTCGCTGAGTCTTCTCCTTCCATCGTTACCCCGCTGAATTCCGCAATTGGATACGAGGCTGCAGCAAAGGTCGCAAAGACCGCGCTGAAGGAAGGCAAGACCATCCGTCAGACCGTTATTGATCTCGGCTTCGTTGATGGCGAAAAGCTCACCGAAGAAGAACTAGACAAGCGTCTTGACGTTTTGTCCATGGCACACACCGAGCGTGCAAACAAGTTCTAA
- a CDS encoding NADPH-dependent FMN reductase, with protein MISKIAIITGTTRPGRVNLDVAKWVLERASQRNDAEYELVDIADYNFPLLDEAMPAGYGQYSNEHTKAWAAKIAEFDGFIFVTGEYNHSVPAALSNALSFLSAEWNNKAAGIVGYGSASGVRATEHLRGILSELQIAHVQKTGMFGLFTDFEYPTFKPTEQSATTVDAMLEQVVTWTKAMETVRKGN; from the coding sequence ATCATTAGCAAGATCGCCATCATCACCGGAACCACCCGCCCAGGCCGCGTCAACCTTGACGTTGCAAAGTGGGTTCTCGAGCGCGCATCCCAGCGTAACGACGCTGAGTACGAGCTTGTTGACATCGCAGACTACAACTTCCCATTGCTCGACGAGGCAATGCCTGCAGGTTACGGCCAGTACAGCAACGAGCACACCAAGGCTTGGGCTGCAAAGATCGCTGAATTCGACGGCTTCATCTTCGTCACCGGCGAGTACAACCACTCCGTCCCAGCTGCACTTTCCAACGCTCTTTCCTTCCTCTCCGCTGAGTGGAACAACAAGGCTGCTGGCATCGTCGGCTACGGCTCCGCTTCCGGCGTTCGCGCAACCGAGCACCTGCGTGGCATCCTTTCCGAGCTGCAGATCGCTCACGTTCAGAAGACCGGCATGTTCGGCCTCTTCACCGACTTCGAGTACCCAACCTTCAAGCCAACCGAGCAGAGCGCAACCACCGTTGATGCAATGCTTGAGCAGGTTGTTACCTGGACCAAGGCTATGGAGACCGTCCGCAAGGGCAACTAA
- a CDS encoding flavin reductase family protein has product MTSTLVSGTDLRTVLRNVPTPVAFIATHTEVPRGMVVGTFVSISLDPPLVGVFLQKSSSSWPEIERALVTGQELGISLLGAQHAEHVPKLAGPAEQRFENLEWSGTSGGAIHLHGADATLTTRLNDLQDIGDHYFAVLEVAHAATNADNSSALVFHRSQVSHL; this is encoded by the coding sequence ATGACTTCAACACTTGTTTCCGGAACCGACCTGCGCACCGTTCTCCGCAACGTGCCCACCCCAGTTGCTTTTATCGCTACTCATACTGAAGTGCCTCGTGGCATGGTTGTTGGCACCTTCGTCAGCATTAGCTTGGATCCACCACTGGTGGGAGTTTTTCTGCAAAAGTCCTCTTCTTCCTGGCCAGAAATTGAAAGGGCTTTGGTTACTGGTCAAGAATTGGGAATTTCACTTTTGGGCGCCCAACATGCAGAACATGTTCCTAAATTAGCAGGCCCAGCTGAGCAGCGTTTTGAAAACCTTGAGTGGTCAGGCACCAGCGGGGGAGCAATTCACCTGCACGGTGCGGACGCTACTTTGACTACCAGGCTTAATGATCTGCAAGACATTGGCGATCATTATTTTGCGGTTTTAGAAGTGGCTCATGCTGCAACTAATGCTGACAATTCTTCTGCCTTGGTTTTCCACCGTTCGCAGGTAAGCCACCTTTAA
- the glpX gene encoding class II fructose-bisphosphatase produces MNAKHPELPDRNLAMELVRVTEAAALASGRWVGRGMKNEGDGAAVDAMRSLINSVAMKGVVVIGEGEKDEAPMLYNGEEVGNGLGAEVDIAVDPVDGTTLMAEGRPNAISVLAAAERGSMYDPSAVFYMKKLAVGREAAGKVDIEAPVSHNINAVAKAKGVNPSDVTVMVLDRPRHIELIADIRRAGAKVRLISDGDVAGAVAAAQDSNSVDMMMGTGGTPEGIITACAMKCMGGEIQGILAPMNDFERQKAYDAGLKLGEVLHTNDLVRSENCYFVATGVTNGDMLRGVSYRANGATTRSLVMRSKSGTIRHIESVHQLAKLQEYSVVDYARNS; encoded by the coding sequence ATGAACGCTAAGCACCCCGAATTACCGGATCGTAACCTCGCCATGGAATTGGTGCGCGTCACCGAGGCTGCAGCTCTTGCTTCCGGCCGCTGGGTTGGTCGCGGTATGAAAAATGAGGGTGACGGCGCCGCTGTTGACGCAATGCGCAGCCTCATCAACTCCGTTGCCATGAAGGGCGTCGTTGTTATTGGCGAAGGCGAAAAAGATGAAGCCCCCATGCTTTACAACGGTGAAGAGGTAGGAAACGGCCTCGGCGCTGAGGTTGATATCGCTGTTGACCCAGTTGACGGCACCACTTTGATGGCTGAAGGTCGCCCCAACGCTATTTCCGTATTGGCAGCTGCAGAGCGTGGCTCCATGTACGATCCATCTGCTGTCTTCTACATGAAGAAGTTGGCTGTGGGCCGCGAAGCAGCCGGCAAGGTTGATATTGAGGCTCCGGTTTCCCACAACATCAATGCGGTTGCAAAGGCTAAGGGCGTTAACCCTTCCGACGTTACCGTCATGGTGCTGGATCGCCCTCGCCACATCGAGCTCATTGCCGATATCCGTCGCGCCGGCGCCAAGGTTCGCCTCATCTCTGATGGTGACGTTGCAGGTGCTGTTGCTGCAGCTCAGGACTCCAACTCCGTGGATATGATGATGGGCACCGGTGGAACTCCTGAGGGAATTATCACCGCTTGCGCCATGAAGTGCATGGGTGGCGAAATCCAGGGCATCCTGGCTCCAATGAATGATTTTGAGCGCCAGAAGGCTTATGATGCTGGCCTAAAGCTCGGCGAAGTGCTCCACACCAATGACCTCGTCCGCTCTGAGAACTGCTACTTCGTGGCAACCGGTGTCACCAATGGTGACATGCTGCGTGGCGTTTCCTACCGCGCTAATGGTGCTACCACCCGTTCTTTGGTTATGCGCTCCAAGTCCGGCACCATCCGCCACATTGAGTCCGTCCACCAGCTGGCAAAGCTGCAGGAATACTCCGTGGTTGATTACGCCCGCAATTCCTAA
- a CDS encoding DUF4245 domain-containing protein: protein MAEKRPKIFEGSRDIFLSLVVSGIIMVLAVSFTGMCSFNTGTPENGQVPEVDASTFISMEARSMTDHATRLPENPEGWVTNSARRTMIDDTPASVVGYVTKDGGYLQLTQTGENVEDAVAGFDERWRDLAETYTLDGFEVGIYTSTEDEVRDIRVMDLKDERVIVTGAATDEEFNELLSAVASADPLPTN, encoded by the coding sequence GTGGCTGAGAAACGACCGAAGATATTTGAGGGCAGTAGGGACATTTTTCTCTCGCTCGTAGTTTCTGGAATTATCATGGTCCTGGCGGTGAGTTTCACGGGCATGTGTTCTTTTAATACCGGAACTCCGGAAAATGGGCAGGTGCCAGAGGTTGATGCCTCCACCTTTATTTCCATGGAGGCGCGTTCGATGACGGATCACGCGACTCGTTTGCCGGAAAATCCAGAGGGCTGGGTAACCAACTCTGCACGGCGCACCATGATCGATGACACCCCGGCGTCCGTCGTTGGATATGTGACCAAAGACGGTGGTTATCTCCAACTCACCCAAACAGGCGAGAATGTCGAAGATGCTGTTGCCGGATTTGATGAGCGCTGGCGCGACCTCGCTGAAACCTACACACTTGATGGCTTTGAGGTAGGCATTTACACCTCCACTGAGGATGAAGTCCGCGATATTCGAGTGATGGATCTCAAAGATGAGCGTGTGATTGTTACCGGCGCTGCAACTGATGAGGAATTTAATGAGCTGCTCAGCGCAGTAGCTTCCGCAGATCCGCTGCCAACCAACTAA
- a CDS encoding ADP-ribosylglycohydrolase family protein, which yields MTTHISQEQIIDRGCGVLLGQLIGDSLGSLVEFQTAAEISRNYPNGVDTLEAGGTFNLEAGQPTDDSEMALSLARSLARTGDYDPLDVHESYVEWALSNPFDIGNTTYSALRENQLEVDSQANGALMRVSPIAIAFAGRPDAAARAALLDAAMTHPHPLCLEINALFAGVLAEAIAQTWDAARTFAEFEEQSTDDLAALVAAAKTAPPADFTTHQGWVKVAFHNALYELANGKSFEQSLVRTVGRGGDTDTNAAIVGALLGGIYGGSAIKQGWIDTVLACTPDENSRRPRPEKYWPTDALQLAEDLLRLHR from the coding sequence ATGACAACCCACATCTCTCAAGAACAGATCATTGACCGCGGTTGCGGCGTGTTATTAGGCCAGCTTATTGGCGATAGCCTGGGAAGTTTGGTGGAGTTTCAAACCGCTGCTGAAATCTCCCGAAACTATCCCAATGGGGTAGACACACTGGAAGCTGGCGGCACCTTCAATTTGGAGGCAGGACAACCTACCGATGACTCTGAAATGGCTTTGTCTTTGGCGCGCAGTTTGGCCCGCACAGGGGATTATGATCCCCTTGATGTCCATGAATCTTATGTTGAATGGGCATTATCCAATCCTTTTGATATTGGAAACACCACCTACTCGGCGCTGCGCGAAAATCAGCTTGAAGTGGACTCTCAGGCCAATGGCGCGCTAATGCGAGTTTCACCCATTGCAATTGCCTTTGCCGGACGCCCCGACGCGGCAGCGCGGGCGGCGCTATTGGACGCCGCCATGACTCATCCACACCCGCTATGTCTAGAAATCAATGCGCTTTTTGCTGGTGTTTTGGCCGAAGCCATTGCTCAAACATGGGATGCTGCACGTACCTTTGCTGAATTTGAAGAGCAGTCAACTGATGATTTAGCAGCCTTGGTTGCAGCCGCAAAAACAGCTCCGCCGGCAGATTTTACAACCCATCAAGGGTGGGTAAAAGTGGCTTTCCACAATGCGCTCTATGAACTCGCCAATGGTAAAAGTTTCGAGCAGTCTTTGGTGCGCACTGTCGGTCGTGGTGGCGATACAGATACAAACGCTGCCATTGTTGGTGCTTTGTTGGGCGGAATTTATGGTGGCTCGGCAATTAAACAAGGGTGGATTGACACTGTGTTGGCCTGTACCCCGGATGAAAACTCCAGGCGTCCGCGCCCAGAAAAATATTGGCCCACAGATGCCCTCCAACTTGCAGAAGATCTACTACGCTTGCATCGGTAG
- a CDS encoding CshA/CshB family fibrillar adhesin-related protein, whose protein sequence is MLVFVLAQALPGLGLFSPPSANAQTAAGCHYRQGAYLDSSLCWIELTNVNDTLAGSASGQRVTIQLDASHTMSFTVKYNQGTSGSVIGNIIKTALPTWPGAVMGNTINGVTYYKAPTGVSTSTPMAFYSQRIASVNQVNPSVELRDIVVTNSSGASPSFGLVMADAESTNAGESLTMLSNTGVSELGRFVPPTYSQPCGGGITLATGTGGVGGTIPLSGLRCQGSAGNVGMLLGSTTNPSNIKVELGANQGGLQGVSLAVLMGGAKGTVATDQRADQGQTPKTNFNMELAYNNNALGKIVTTTGTAVSATSGTFLLASTTGQVRARPPDSRHGGFNQEADFRITEPRSSNTAGARYLHQECRRTVL, encoded by the coding sequence GTGTTGGTTTTTGTCTTGGCTCAAGCACTACCGGGTCTTGGTTTGTTTTCTCCGCCTAGTGCCAATGCGCAGACAGCTGCGGGCTGCCACTATCGACAAGGCGCTTACCTTGATTCATCCCTCTGCTGGATTGAATTGACCAACGTTAATGACACTCTCGCAGGATCAGCGAGCGGGCAAAGGGTGACGATCCAGCTCGACGCCTCACATACGATGTCTTTTACCGTGAAATACAACCAGGGAACATCTGGTTCTGTTATCGGCAATATCATCAAAACGGCACTTCCTACCTGGCCAGGTGCGGTGATGGGAAATACCATTAATGGCGTTACTTATTACAAGGCTCCCACTGGAGTTTCAACCAGCACTCCGATGGCCTTTTATTCGCAGCGAATCGCATCTGTTAACCAAGTTAATCCTTCCGTAGAGCTCCGTGACATTGTTGTCACAAACTCCAGTGGTGCATCACCAAGCTTTGGATTGGTGATGGCAGATGCTGAATCCACCAACGCTGGTGAATCACTTACTATGCTTTCCAACACTGGCGTTAGCGAGTTGGGTAGGTTTGTCCCACCAACATATAGCCAGCCTTGTGGGGGAGGTATAACTCTAGCCACCGGCACTGGTGGCGTAGGTGGCACCATCCCGCTTAGCGGTTTGCGTTGTCAGGGAAGTGCGGGCAACGTTGGTATGCTTTTGGGCTCTACCACCAACCCCAGCAATATCAAGGTTGAACTCGGTGCAAATCAAGGTGGTTTGCAGGGTGTGTCCTTAGCAGTGCTGATGGGTGGCGCCAAGGGAACCGTAGCCACGGATCAGCGTGCAGATCAGGGCCAGACTCCAAAGACCAACTTCAACATGGAATTGGCCTATAACAACAATGCACTTGGCAAAATCGTTACCACCACCGGAACTGCGGTTTCCGCAACTTCTGGAACTTTCTTGCTGGCCTCTACCACTGGCCAAGTAAGGGCCCGACCCCCGGATAGTAGACACGGAGGATTTAATCAGGAAGCAGATTTCAGGATAACAGAACCGCGCTCCTCAAACACCGCAGGGGCGAGATATTTACACCAGGAATGCCGGCGCACCGTGTTGTAA